The segment agagagcaagaagcgctcgtgttgtttgaagactgtgagtgcgcgcgcacagccggggctctctctcgtacgtgcCCTGTCAGGTGccgcagtcattctattctacatcactcaccgatcaaataaggctttgacagccgccaaaaaaaaacatcaatgcagaaaaaccgctggattggttatataaccttggacagaatgttgatccggccatcgcgtatattcagcgcacataaggtaaacgttttgcaaacgttttttagagaaataaaaacaggtcgacgaatcgatgcgcatattttgcgtcgacgccatcgatgacctcgacgcgttgtcccagccctattgATTATCATATAATGCTtcactgactgatgttaagagtgtactttcagatatttaaaaagcagtgcaggtttgtttttgttttttagcaggaataaaataacttttcatgTGTACCTCAGACATTTCTGACTATATCgtccaatgacaaaaaaaaattgagaattaTAGATTAAGGTGGAGGCACCACTTCACAAAATTTAGCATTTATCAAAGAAATTCATTCTTACAGGTTtagtattaaaataattgtaaaaaaaaaaaaaaaaaaagattgctccTAACCCAGCTTAAGAGGCAAATATAAATTGATTGTTGGTTTGATTGCCTGCAAGTGCGTAAAAACGCAGTGACTCTGAAACATCTCAGCCAAAGGTGTGGgactgtgtgtttgtctgagcgGTGGCAGATGAACAGGACTCTACAGTGAACATGAGCTCATTCTGTGCTGATGCTTTATGCTGTTTTTGTTCACCGATATGATCTCTGAAATGTTAATTTCCCATTTCTCTAATACCACCTGTCTTTGACTAGCAATAGCAGTTATTGTTTGTCACTGATGTAAATAGTCAACGGCATTTAGTTCACAAGTATGCTATTTGATATGTGCTGGCCCAGTGTCCTCTTTCAGTGTGAATCATGGTAGTGTTATATGATATTATTTATTACAGTGTGTTGTTGTGTACATGTCATGAACAGGCGGTTTTGACATCAGGCATATTTCACTGCAGAGCTGTGGTCCACTCATGGACTGATAATATCACATTGCTCTTATATCTTCCTCCTTGGTTGTACGTGTTAAAGAGATAGTCTTTAAGTCTGAACTAACTGGTGTAAAAAAACAGTTGTAGTTCAGAGAAATTATCATTTCTGTCCTTTTATCTATAAGCAAATTTAAAGAGATACTTCACCCACAAACCCACAAATAAAACATACTCAGCCATCGACTTAAAACACATActtttaataacataattttatgttccacaaaacaaagaaataaatccatacaggtttaaaatgaaacaatggagatcgattttttttttttttttttgtcattttgggtgaactgtccctttaacagcATTGTCAGAATGCTGTGTTCTTTGTCATGTTCTGGTCTGAACCCCTCTGTTGGAGGGTAGTCTTTTGTGTAAAATATGGTCTATAACTTTTTGTGTAAGTATGCTATTAAATATTCTTAAGAAAtgaatagggctgcaactaacgattattttgataatcgattaatctgtcgattatttttacgattaatcgattaatcggtttatgtacttatattttagtaaattattaataaatggtctttatcattcagcatagatttaagagattttaaccattttgcactgtcatatcctcatcaaaaatatacctggagttgttttattgtgttagtaattcttttgtagaactcttctgcaatcagaacactgacccatactctagcaaatttcacaaggagatttcaaataaagttttcaccatggcagtccttagagctcctaaagtagtttaacatcccgaacgaagcttattaaggaatctttcagaacatattttcacgaagaataaggataaaacagaataaaattgcagtgcattgtattttattatttactgggaaacagctttatagcttttgctgtgaaattgtaaacaatccttcgaataaagtgccaatggcatgaaacctgaatggaactcacaatttaaagtaaaatccatcagaaggttgtccagaaaaaaaataggacacacacaaaaaacctgctgtgtgaaaaagagcagtgaataatacttagaaaaaaaagtgcatttcaaatatctacatttaactctctcattcagtcataattaggctgcacgactgaattttgaactggtaaacgacaaactgatcacagaacatgtttgtaaagctttaaatgttaactgttaaaaagcaatgttatcagcttttacgactaaacatttgcaaacaacattgtactggagaatctgcacaaataaaagtcttaggggccgttcacatatcgcgcctaaaacgcgtggaaaacgctaggcgcaccgctttctccttctttccaaagcgctcgcgcagaagcgcccctgaggcgtctgcctttgctaagcaacctccttgctctctccttgaagacgcggaaatttcagcaaaggataaatggatttgtagctcaaaaaaatcgcttgcagtagctctgctactaaatttatttcaaaatggaaatccatatacaactatgatcagctgttcctttcatcttgactgagcttttaacgttgttacgggaaaggatgaagctgattggttagttcttgtcacatgacccgcggtgcggttgctgcattctaaaaagttgaaatgtttttaactcgatgcggtgcggtgttggaaataacgaacttgagcgcgcaaaagacgcgatatgtgaacgtccccttaaacagtgcagtagtgcagagtttacaggttactcttcttttttaaaggctcaatgtaaagtactcccacatcacgctgaatgctgcagacatagacatcatatgatgtctatggctgcagagacgctgctcgggaagcacgtgacataaaacaaggccagctattggctattcgctacttctccagttgtactggctgagtaaaacctccggtggctcattactgccacactttggtcaccgcagatttgaaatatgcacgaaatgagccgcttacggcaaataaaagttatttagcaacgaatcgatgactaaattagttgacaactattttaataatcgattttaatcgattaaatcgattcattgtttcagctctagaaatGAAGAAATAATTCTGAAAATGATGTGTCATTAAATATCATTGTTGTTTTGAAATGATGCTTTTACTAGAATTAAGAGGTGCACCTGCAGCTTTCACTGGAGTTCCTTCAGTCTGACTGAAAGAGTCTCTGTCGGAGTGATCAACTCAGGAGCGCGGAAATAGAGACATACTGCCCCACTGTGGCTACAGTTTAACTGCCTTTATTCACCTATCCATAATGACAGACTGATCGAAGTTGTAGACATAAAACGACCAAACTGTTTGTTTTGGaggcattttaattttaatagcccACATATACTGCTGCACTTTTTGTATAATAAGCATGAACGGGAGAACACATTAATAACATGGCTTGACCATTAGAATTCAGTAACCAGTATACACAACAAGTCTGTCAAAAAGGTTTTTAATTTTGTGACTGGTTACTATTTAACTTTTGATGAGACCTTGAAAACTGTTTTTCTCACAGGAGTTTGTCAACACTGTACAACGTGACATTCAAACTGTATTAAGATGCACCTCTCGTAGCTTGAGAACATGAAAAACTGACAGCTGATGCATATGAATATAAGCCAGCAATTAAAAGCCAGGGTTGATTTATAATATTAAGCTGGCAAGAATTCATAGGTTTCTGATATACGTGTGCttgtttttaaccttttaacACATAAGGATAATGTTTTTGCCCATTTTGTGTTTGAATGTTTTAGGTTTATGAGACAAAAGTACCTGCTGTTGCCCTGTGTGTATGAAGACAACGCCCTTGATTAGTTGAAGTGGACCAGAAGATGTTAAAGAAATGATAGCTGCATCGGAATTACAAACAGAGTTTCATTTCACTCAGTGAGTGCACAGACACACAGGAGTAATGAATACAGATTGTGTGCATGCATGCGTTCACACATTCTCCTGCACTCTGATAATATTGATCTATTTGTGTGAACAGGGACACTGACACCCGATTCTCATCAGACACTGATTTCGATGATCCTGATGGGAGGAATGCCATCATCGGGAAAGGGAAGGTATGAGTGGACTCTGACATTTTTGATTATCAGAAAGACTTTACAAGATTTCACAAGGTTCCTTTAAATGGCCTTTTACTCCTCTTCCATGGAAATGGTTCTGGAGCTAATTATTGACCTTTATGGACTTAAAAGGaaaagttcacttaaaaatgaaagttAACTCACTCTCAAGGCTTCCGAGATgtaaagtttgtttcttcatctgaaaagaTCTGGAGAAAggcagcattgcatcacttgctcaccaatggatcctctgcagtgaatgggtgccgtcagagagAGAGTCCAAGCAGCTAATGAAACCATCACAGTAATCCACGCAACAGTTTGTAATGCATACAACTTCAAACCATTACTTATATTTGTCCTCTACCCATAATAtcgctttcttcagtgaaaaagtcataatttaggagagaaatatgcacagatcaagcacagtttaaaagaaaacagtcaaaaaaaattctgaaaaatttctgtgatattttatttatttttttcactggaggaagtgatattttgaataattgacTCTCATTCAGTGGACACTCATTCAGTACAGAGGATTCATTGGTAAGTAAGTGAAGTAATGgtaattttctccaaatctgttcctatgAAGAAACTAATCCATCCATATCTTAAATGACCTGAACGTGAGTTTATTTTCAGCAAACTTATTACGATACGGATAACGAATGATGAGGTAACCATGTTTCTGTATAACCTGCCAACAAACAAATgagtttatataaatttttttaacctaaattaatttaaatcaatatcTTTGTACAAAACTCTTTGCAACCAGTTTGCACATGATATTTGGGAACTTATTTGGTGTGGCCGTTACACCGTTCTCCAATTGCTGATTTTATCACTTTTTAACTTGTAGAGAGTTTGATTCATTTCATTATCCTGTGATGTCATTATGCTTCAGGCGAAGAAAGGAAAGAAGGGCCCTGGAGAGAAAGGGAAAGGAGCGGGGAAAGGAGCTGGACGCATGAACGGTCACCACCAGGAGAACGGCATGGAAAATGTCATGCTTTTTGAAGTGGTCAGGCTGGGAAAGAGTGCCATGCAGGTCAGTAAGCATATGACCGGCTTTTACACTGCCTTCTGTCTCGCTCTGGCATTCACATCTTAAATTCCCTCGTGTGGGTTTGTGGCTTCTGGAGGGATTTGAGTGTTGGCAGGAGAATATGCAGACAGATGTAACGCTGTGAAGTCGAGCAGATTTTGACCTTTGCAAGATTTCTGCTATCCTCTTTTGCAGTCAGTCGTTGATGACTGGATTGAGTCCTACAAAAATGACAGAGACGTGGCACTTCTCGAATTGATCAATTTCTTCATCCAGTGCTCTGGCTGCAAAGGTTTGAATGTCATTCTTCATGTGATCTGGTTTGAGCTTGTAGATAATAAATGCTGCATGACAGACATGATGGTtctcccaaaattaaaattctttcattttttatttagaattatttcaTTCCAgtctgcattatttttttatttttttttgtgaaacaaaaaaagaacatattttgaagaatgtttgcacTGCTGCCTTCCATACAATGAATGGGGACTGGGGTTATTGAGCTCCTAAAAGGACATTAAACCATGATAAAAGTGGTTCTCGTATTATATTCAAAGCTGTCTTAATCCATGTGtgagctttgtgtgaggaacagactaaaATCATAGACTAAGCCCGAATCATTACTTGTTCAAAAACAATTTGATAATTTTTGGTGTTGATTCTAGTATAGTTAGCTTAGATATCATAGTTGTCAGAATAATTATAATTCTCCTTGTGAagtttcattatatggaaaaaaaataattttgctttgtGCTAAATATTTCTGTTCtatgaataaagtaaataatgaccgaattttcatttctggatgaatgtttctttttacttttttctttttagtttatataaaaaaaaataaaaaaaataaaaacttggtaCACCTTTTAAGTCTTGAGCTAAACATACGTACCAAACTTTCAGTCTTATTTTAAGTGTTATCTTTACAGGTGTTGTCACAGGTGAGATGTTCCGCAACATGCAAAACTCTGAGATCATCAGGAAGATGACCGAAGAGTTTGATGAGGTAAACTTCACGCTTCAGCCCTGAAAAATGGCTTTCCTGAAGAACGTGTTTCATCACCACTAGTGTGTATTCTATGTATTATTTTGTGCTAACCAGTGAGAGTTGATGTTATTGCAGGACAGCGGTGATTACCCGCTCACCATGGCCGGGCCGCAGTGGAAGAAGTTCAAGTCTAGTTTCTGTGAGTTTATTGGCGTGTTGGTGCGGCAGTGTCAGTACAGCATCATCTATGACGAGTACATGATGGACACGGTCATATCACTGCTCACCGGTCTCTCTGACTCTCAAGTCCGAGCCTTCAGACACACCAGCACACTGGCAGGTCAGTATCTCTGCTGCTTTGTAAATCTGAACTTTGTTTTGATTAGTCCAAACAAGACGCATTTTTCTCTTCCCATAGCTATGAAGTTGATGACGGCCCTCGTGAATGTAGCTCTGAACCTCAGCATCAACATGGACAACACTCAGCGGCAGTACGAAGCAGAGAGGAACAAGATGATTGGCAAGAGGGCCAATGACAGACTAGAGCTTCTACTTCAAAAACGCAAGGAGGTGAGTGTTGTCTGAGACAGAGATGGTGAATATGTCTGAATAAATTCTGCATGTTGATGTTGTCTTTGAGCAACCGTGAAAGCTGAAAAGGGAAGAGTGAATAAGTGAAGCTTTCAGAGGAACAGGGGATTCATTGCGCTTTTCCCTGTGGAGACTCACTTCCCTTTGCGTGAGGCTGCCAGGCCACTGCAGCGTTTGCTGCTTTCCTTCCAAACACCTACGCCTCTGTTGGCCAACAGCCACAAAAGCACACGACCACCCAAACACTCAGCACATTTCATCTGTACGCTTTCCCCCTCATTTAAAGctgagtaaataattaaaaaaaataatcctatTCTAATGAGAAAGTGTTATTGTGAGGTCTCTCGGGTCAACCACAGAGCTCGTTCTGTCAGCATCCCTGAGGTTAGAGCTTGCCTGAGTACGAAAGCTGTTTAACTGGCGCTGTAAATGAACTGGGTTATGTAATAACAGGCCCTGCTGTTACACCATCTGCATGTGTGAGTGAGAGGTTTTATTGATGTCTTGATAGTATTGCATTAAACCACGTGGACACACAGAAGTTGAGTTGTAATATTGTTAGTTTAGAGGAATATGACAGCATCTGTAGCATGCTCTCGATTGATATATGTACAGAAAAACACTTATAGGTCAAGTCAGTGGAGCAAGCATACATCACTCGCACCATAGAttgttgtatttctttattttatacaaaCTGAATTGTTTTCTGTATAGAAGCAGATTGTGCCTACAGCAATGATTATAGTGCACTGTTATTTTCTTTACAGTTGCAAGAAAATCAAGATGAGATTGAGAACATGATGAATGCCATTTTCAAGGGTGTCTTTGTTCACCGATATCGGTATGCACTCTCATAAACGTTGATTTTCTACCAGCACAAGCTTAAATCACCAATTACTACTTCAGTGATTACTCAGTGATACTCTGTGGGTGTCTGTGGGCTTAAGTGCTTCTGTTATTCCTCCTCAGTGATGCAATAGCAGAGATCCGGGCGATCTGCATAGAGGAGATTGGCGTGTGGATGAAAATGTACAGTGATGCATTTCTTAACGACAGCTATCTGAAGTATGTGGGCTGGACGATGCATGACAAGGTGAGGATtcaatctttttttctctcctatTTCTTTAATCCCTAAATATAGAGTCAGATGGAGTTAGTCACGACACAATCCTGGAGTTGGAACGAAACCATAACACTCTTCCTTTCTCCCTCTCAGCAAGGTGAGGTGCGTCTGAAGTGTCTCACGGCTCTGCAGGGGCTGTACTATAACCGCGAGCTCAATGCCAGGCTGGAGCTCTTCACCAGCCGCTTCAAGGTGAGAGAACCATCTGGAGATGCTTCTCATCCAAAATAGACCAAACACAGAAATTAGTCATCAGAATACTCCTTTGTGAAATTATTAAGAGATTAATTCAATGATTTTGTCAGTTTTTATGGatcttttcaatattttaaaataaaatgggttGTCTATTTGTCTCCATCAGGACCGCATTGTGTCCATGACGTTGGACAAGGAGTATGACGTTGCAGTGCAAGCAATAAAACTGCTCACACTGGTGTTACAGTACGTGTAAAACATACTTCTATAGCAGTTTCTTGCATCTAtattttgcaattatattttatttgacttaTAAGTTGGTCATTTGTATTGAATATGAGTTAGAAAGAAGACAAAACAAGTgtcaacacatttttaaattttttgttgtttaaagaatttcttttttttcagcaatgAAGCATTTACTGATTAAAAGTGGTAGAAAGATTTTTAACATGatatttattcatcaaaaaatgtataaaaaaatgcatcactatcaaatattaagcagcacaaatgttttttcgcattgataataatatgaaatgctgCAGCAAATCAGCTAAATCTTTCAGAGTGGTTATAACATCAAAATAAACCACTGTTCACGAagtgaaaaaaagttaaatgtgcaGGCAACACTGTAGACACAACCAGCTGTGATAATCAGCATGACAGGATGCTCATGTGCTGTTGTTGTTTGGTTTACAGTAGCAGTGATGAGGTTCTGACTGCAGAAGACTGTGAGAGCGTGTACCATCTTGTGTATTCAGCCCACCGACCCGTCGCTGTGGCAGCTGGAGAGTTCCTCTTTAAGAAGTGAGTTTCACTCAtcctcactcactcattcatataCAATGAAGCTGTACAGGAatcttcacatttctgcttttctaTAAACCCAGTCACCGACCTACtccgtcattaaaaaaaattgtggagaTTGTGTATGAACAGACATGGTGATGAGACAACACTAGCTTGAGGTAAACTGAATAGCTTTACATTTTCATCTTTGTTCGCAGACTGTTCAGTCATCGAGACCCTGAAGATGACAGCATGCCCAAGAGACGAGGCAGACAGAGTGTGAATGCCAACCTCATCAAAACCACCGTCTTTTTCTTCTTGGAGAGTGAGGTGAGATAAAATCAACAGCATCATTGTGAATAAGGTGTCAGTCAATCAAGTCCGTGCTGTTCATATGATGAAGTTGAAGGGTGCAATTTTAGTTCAACCAGTGCTGTTAAacggaattgcaaaaataatgattttaaacgGTTTTCGCAGAAAGCCTCCTGCATACATCGTTAGCTGTGGTGTTTCAGTTTTCTTCCATTGTAGACAGTTTAATGGAAATACAATTCAATATTGAAGCATTGGAAGTCCTGAAAGTCTCTATTTTAAAAACCAAAATGGCAGATCTGTATAATTATgttctaaatttaatttaaatcattcCACACTGTATTTAAACAAACTTATTTTGTCATGAAAATAGCTCCAGCTACTGACATGTCATAAAATTTTTACTACCTACCTATATATATCCTCAGCTTCACGAGCATGCAGCCTACCTAGTGGACAGCATGTGGGACTGTGCAGCAGAGATCCTGAAGGACTGGGAGTGCATGATCAGCCTATTACTGGATGAGCCACTGCCTGGAGAGGAAGGTCCGACCCAGTGACACACCACCAGAACACACAGGGTTGACTTTTAACTGCTCTAAAGGAAGTGGGAGATTAAttacctttgtgtgtgtgttccagctCTGACGGACAGACAGGAGACGGCTCTGATAGAGATCATGCTGTGCACCATCCGTCAGGCTGCAGAGTGCCATCCTCCTGTGGGCAGAGGCACAGGCAAAAGGGTAAGACCTGATGCCACACGCATCGGCCAGCCCTTGAAGACGGATCCCTGCTTTCACACATTAACCATTACATGCTGTTCTCAATTCTCACTTGATCTTGTTTCAGGTTCTGACAGCGAAGGAGAAGAAGACTCAGCTTGATGACCGGACGAGAATGACGGAGATCTTTGCTATAGCATTGCCAGCTTTACTTGCAAAGGTTAAAGCCTGTTGAAATCTAAAGCAACATCAACTGGTATTTACAGACCATTGAAACTGATagatgtttttttattctttctttcctttcttacAGTACTCTGTGGATGCAGAGAAAGTGACAAATCTGCTGCAGCTGCCCCAGTTTTTTGATCTGGAAATCTATACCACAGGGCGTTTGGAAAAGGTCTGAATTGCATATCGTTCAAACAGAATAAATGCGCTGAATGAGCAGATTATTCACAATAGGCTGATTGTGCAGCATATAAATGGAagctattttttttcttacacagCACCTGGATTCATTGTTAAGACAAATCAGAGAGATTGTGGAGAAGCACACGGACACAGATGTACTCGAGGCTTGCTCTAAAACCTACCATGCCCTGTGCAACGAGGAGTTCACTATCTTTAACCGGGTGGATATCGCCCGTAGCCAGCTCTTGGATGAGCAAGTGGACAAGTTCAATAGGCTACTGGAGGACTTCCTGCAGGAGGTGAGGACAGCGGATGGCTCAGGGTGGAGCGTCAGGAGCAATTTGATGTTTGCATAGGAACAGCAGTTTGGCAAGAGTATATTTCTCTGTATGGATGAGTCTGATTAGTTCTCCATCTCTAACTTAACTACTTAatttagtagattttttttattattgtgttgtgTTCTAACATAAATCCATTACTGGCAAGTGAAAACAATTTGTTAGACAATGGCAGTcattaagtaattaaaaaaataacagtagcatatatatgtgtgtgtgtgtttatatttgtataggcaatgttaaaatatttcagattcagttaaaaaaaatcacaaacacaAGACTGTATATTTTGTGAACACCCCTAAAAAAATGCATATGATCACGTTTTTATGTACTTGACCCTAATATAGCCTTTATTATTCAGAGCATTTTAAAGACAGGCCAGTAGACTTATCTTACTAGTCAGTCAGTTGTAAATTTGACTTCCCTAGTACTCAATTCAAACTACTTATTTCTTAATGTTACCACAATCTATCAGAAGCTGAGAAAGTTGCAGATGTCTTATATACAGCTTGTTTTTTTTCCCACAGGGTGAAGACCCAGATGAAGATGATGCTTATCAAGTTCTGTCCACACTGAAGAGGATCACAGCTTTCCACAAGTAAGGCTTCCCTGTCTCACCTCCCTGagtattaagcccctttcacactgcgattccggcaaatacatgggTAATGTGTCCCTGCAATTGTTCCctggtcgctagattttgcactttcacactgccagtgattacccgggatatgtgcgtgctttcacacacaacccgtaaaggtcccgtaacgacacgtgacatcagtgtGTGACaggtaatgtacgagtcgaaaacattagacgttatactttcactgaatcTAGCGAACGATCTTGGCGTCAgcgtggaaagtgaggaactaactgatctctgcttcattacagtttgctcATATTTTTTCGTCCCGAACtatgatcttccttcaaaacacctggttaAAGAatcgcgcgataacgtgcgtcatcacttcgacatggcattagatctggcttttgttcacacagggctcgttccgggactgaacccagcaatgttactaggtccccgacctgggatcaatcccggaatcaatcccgggacatgtttgctttcacactgAAGGcgatgttccggcaatttgccgagTCCGGCATGCAGTGTGAGAGGGGCTTTAGCAATTGTTTACCTTTCACTTTAGGTGAAGGCTGTAATTTACTTTTCTAACACCCATTCCACTCCTTTTTTGTGTTTAGTGCTCATGACCTTTCCAAATGGGACCTCTTCACCAGCAATTACAAGTTACTGAATACTGGTATTGAAAACGGAGACATGCCTGAGCAGGTATTTATGTGCATATGAAGAATTATTGAGGTAGTGCCTGACTGGGCCAGacttaatgacaattttcacaaTTGTTACTATACAAATTGTCTTTCTCATTTAATAGTGACTTCATGTGTCACAATTGAGGCTTCACCTTTCATGATTGTGaatatttctcataattgcaacttaAGATTCATCGTTCTCATAATTGTgatcaatttatatataattgtgaCTATGTGATTATGGCTTTTTAGGACtacatttctcagaattgcatctTGAAACCTCACAATtgattttgtttcatatttttttactttatctcacaattacctgtttttctgtattttggttTTACTCCGAGACAAAACCAGGCATTTGTAGAAATAACACCTCGAAATCAGTTGAAACTTTGCTTTTGCCTCATGATTGTTGGGTAACATCACTGTCTCTCTGGACGTTTCAGATTGTCATTCACGCACTGCAGTGCACACATTACGTCATTCTTTGGAGTTTAGCCAAGGTCTCTGAGGGCACTTCTAAAAAGGTAGCTCCCATTCATATGATTCATATGCATTCATCCTCTCGTCTTATTTGCTGTGGTTTGTTGGATGTCAACATAGCATTTGCTCTCTGTAGGAGGACATGTTGACTCTGAGGAAGCAGATGAGGGCATTTTGTCTAATGTGCCAGCGTTACCTAACCAGCATTAACACCGCCGTCAAAGAGCAGGTCTGTATCAGTGGTCACAACACGTCACTATCCCTCATGCCTCAAACAGCCTGTACCTGACTGTATGTTCTCCTTCAGGCCTTCACCATCCTCTGTGACCTGCTGCTGATCTTCAGCTATCAGATCGTATCAGGTGGGAGGGAAGCTCTCGAGCCCTTAGTATACACACCCGAGGCATCCCTGCAGTCCGAGCTTCTCAATTTCATCCTGGACCACGTCTTCATTGACCAGGATGAAGACAGCAACAGCACAGGTCTATCACTGCTAATGGCATAATGTCTTTCAGTTAGAACCAACAGGCTTTGCTGAATGGATTTAGTTCCCCTGGCTGTTTAATGTTGAACGCTAACACTAAGACAACACAAAGGAAATTGGCTTTAGAAGCGTTAAATTGATTTAGAGATTAGATACTCTACTAACACTTAATCCTGTTGTGCACAGAGCTTTAGGTGAAGTAGACAGACTAGTTTAAAAGAAGAGTTCTTGGACAAATATCAACTTGTCATGCTTCATTTGTTGTCAGGTAGCAGCGTTTAAAAGGTGACCACTAGAGGGGAGCAGTTTTCCTTCTAGTGCAAGCTGTTTCATGAGCAGTATTTGAAGGtcttttttcctttgttttcGAACAGATGGGCAGCAGGATGATGAAGCCAGTAAAATCGAAGCTTTGCAC is part of the Carassius carassius chromosome 33, fCarCar2.1, whole genome shotgun sequence genome and harbors:
- the LOC132113551 gene encoding cohesin subunit SA-2 isoform X1 translates to MIAASELQTEFHFTQDTDTRFSSDTDFDDPDGRNAIIGKGKAKKGKKGPGEKGKGAGKGAGRMNGHHQENGMENVMLFEVVRLGKSAMQSVVDDWIESYKNDRDVALLELINFFIQCSGCKGVVTGEMFRNMQNSEIIRKMTEEFDEDSGDYPLTMAGPQWKKFKSSFCEFIGVLVRQCQYSIIYDEYMMDTVISLLTGLSDSQVRAFRHTSTLAAMKLMTALVNVALNLSINMDNTQRQYEAERNKMIGKRANDRLELLLQKRKELQENQDEIENMMNAIFKGVFVHRYRDAIAEIRAICIEEIGVWMKMYSDAFLNDSYLKYVGWTMHDKQGEVRLKCLTALQGLYYNRELNARLELFTSRFKDRIVSMTLDKEYDVAVQAIKLLTLVLHSSDEVLTAEDCESVYHLVYSAHRPVAVAAGEFLFKKLFSHRDPEDDSMPKRRGRQSVNANLIKTTVFFFLESELHEHAAYLVDSMWDCAAEILKDWECMISLLLDEPLPGEEALTDRQETALIEIMLCTIRQAAECHPPVGRGTGKRVLTAKEKKTQLDDRTRMTEIFAIALPALLAKYSVDAEKVTNLLQLPQFFDLEIYTTGRLEKHLDSLLRQIREIVEKHTDTDVLEACSKTYHALCNEEFTIFNRVDIARSQLLDEQVDKFNRLLEDFLQEGEDPDEDDAYQVLSTLKRITAFHNAHDLSKWDLFTSNYKLLNTGIENGDMPEQIVIHALQCTHYVILWSLAKVSEGTSKKEDMLTLRKQMRAFCLMCQRYLTSINTAVKEQAFTILCDLLLIFSYQIVSGGREALEPLVYTPEASLQSELLNFILDHVFIDQDEDSNSTDGQQDDEASKIEALHKRRNLLAAYCKLIIYNVVEMNTGADIFKQYMRYYNDYGDIIKETMSKTRQIDKIQCAKTLILSLQQLFNEMLSDLGPSFDRSSSAFCGIKELARRFSLTFGLDQVKTREAIAMLHKDGIEFAFKEPNPQGEGHPPLNLAFLDILSEFSSKLMRQDKRTVHMYLERFMTFQMALQREDCWLPLISYRNSLQAGGDDDTMSVVSGISSRGSSVRSKKAKPATGKRKLPEGKKESSSSEVWMSREQSMQTPIMMPSPHLTSTIMREPKRLRPEESYMGVYTMTPDQQQQHAHPQTPQPQHHQTPLDYNTQVTWMLAQRQQQEEVARQQQERAMNYAKLRSNLQHAIRRGTGLMEDDEEPIVEDVMMSSEGRIEDLNEGMDFDTMDIDLPPSKNRRERSELKPDFFDPASIMDESVRSTHFLGYDAFQR